One window of Candidatus Mycobacterium wuenschmannii genomic DNA carries:
- a CDS encoding DEAD/DEAH box helicase produces MAEVAAGERIVVRDEEWLVRAVRNTEHDGVRVEVTGVTPLVRDQDAVFFGSLDKIDRLDPREGKLVADDSAGFRSSRLWLESIRRGSPVPSSETRITVGHRGLLDRMDYQLRPASQALQNLRPRILIGDAVGLGKTLEIGILLSELIRRGRGERILVVTPRAVLEQFQRELWTRFAIPLIRLDSSGIQKVRQTLPSSRNPFSYYKRVIVSIDTLKNPARYKHHLKSQKWDAVVIDECHNLINRGTQNNELAKLLAAQTDALILASATPHNGKPESFAELVHLLDPTAIVDRTDYSAKDIEHLYVRRHRNSPDVKIDVAHKWKERHQPKVIEVVPTPAEAEVLRELEDTWLHPKGASVVTGQGRQLFPWTLFKAFLSSPKAVRSSISRRLATIGETSGTETKALQRLDHLAETADASTPSKLLTLVEHLKNIGISKDSPTRVVVFSERIDTLTWLQQELPRRLKLPAASVRTLYATLPDDTVQDVVNGFGQASSAIRVLLASDMASEGLNLHHECHQLVHYDLPWSFIRIQQRNGRIDRYGQLHAPEISALALAGEDDVTSDLKVVTKLLKKEYEANRALGDAGVLLDLHDAELEELAVLKAIRDGKDIDDVVPEPTPKAINPFAAIMAVGGQHEADATPETAYEHSLFDDDDNFLIDELADVAGEIGEQKLDVYRETDTDLIAFAPPPDLITRFRDLPSDYIAEQDIDKRLRLTGSAKYAQSRLDWAQALEARPWPDVHFLAPIHPVLDWAAERAVARFGRIAIPVLSGDVDSPVYLTQAVWANELGKPAIAHWGAIRGLPDRPDIGDFDEALDAAGITEGAVNPGLDTSDFADAQYHVAVAVDAATEHLRDKRDDIEADLIRRVDSYRQSLTTWEQAALSIVDDPKRRTGSKLTVTETTDQSLALIDAQAAAGDPFVRVIAVIVPRGGA; encoded by the coding sequence ATGGCTGAAGTAGCAGCTGGCGAGCGCATCGTCGTCCGCGACGAGGAGTGGCTCGTTCGCGCCGTCCGCAACACTGAGCACGATGGTGTTCGTGTCGAGGTCACCGGTGTCACTCCCCTAGTCCGCGATCAGGACGCCGTGTTCTTTGGCTCGCTCGACAAGATCGATCGGCTAGATCCCCGAGAGGGCAAGCTCGTCGCCGACGATTCCGCCGGCTTCCGAAGCTCGCGGCTATGGCTGGAGTCGATTCGACGTGGAAGTCCGGTGCCGTCGAGCGAGACTCGGATCACCGTTGGACATCGCGGCTTGCTCGACCGCATGGACTATCAATTGCGGCCCGCGTCTCAAGCGTTGCAGAATCTCAGGCCACGCATCTTGATCGGCGACGCAGTGGGTCTGGGTAAGACTCTGGAAATCGGAATCCTGTTGTCCGAGTTGATCCGCCGCGGCCGCGGGGAACGCATTCTCGTCGTTACGCCGCGTGCGGTTCTCGAGCAATTCCAGCGCGAATTGTGGACGCGCTTCGCGATCCCCCTCATCCGCCTCGACTCCAGTGGCATTCAAAAGGTCCGCCAGACTCTGCCGAGTTCGCGCAATCCTTTCAGCTACTACAAACGGGTCATTGTCTCGATCGACACGCTGAAAAATCCCGCTCGGTATAAGCATCACCTGAAGAGCCAGAAGTGGGACGCGGTCGTCATCGACGAGTGCCACAATCTGATCAACCGTGGAACCCAGAACAATGAGCTTGCCAAACTCCTTGCAGCACAGACAGATGCGTTGATCCTTGCGAGCGCGACGCCGCACAATGGAAAGCCAGAGTCGTTCGCCGAGTTAGTACATCTACTCGACCCGACCGCCATCGTCGACCGCACGGACTATTCAGCCAAGGACATCGAGCATCTGTACGTGCGCCGCCACCGGAACTCTCCTGACGTGAAGATTGATGTCGCCCACAAGTGGAAAGAGCGCCATCAACCGAAGGTCATCGAAGTCGTGCCGACGCCAGCCGAGGCCGAAGTACTCCGCGAGCTCGAAGACACCTGGCTGCATCCGAAGGGTGCATCCGTAGTGACAGGGCAGGGTCGGCAGCTTTTCCCGTGGACGCTCTTCAAAGCGTTTTTGTCCTCGCCAAAAGCAGTGCGTTCGAGCATCAGTCGCCGGCTCGCGACCATCGGCGAGACATCGGGAACGGAGACGAAGGCACTTCAACGGCTCGACCATCTCGCCGAAACCGCGGACGCGAGTACGCCGTCGAAGCTGCTGACATTAGTCGAGCACTTGAAGAACATTGGGATATCCAAGGATTCACCGACGAGAGTCGTGGTCTTTTCTGAGCGCATTGACACACTGACCTGGCTCCAGCAAGAGCTACCCCGACGGCTGAAACTGCCGGCAGCTTCCGTCCGCACTCTTTATGCGACGCTTCCCGACGACACGGTCCAAGACGTCGTGAACGGCTTCGGTCAAGCCTCCTCCGCAATCCGCGTCCTGCTGGCGTCCGACATGGCTTCCGAAGGCCTCAATCTTCACCATGAGTGCCACCAACTCGTCCACTACGACCTTCCGTGGTCCTTCATTCGGATCCAACAACGCAACGGCCGCATTGACAGGTATGGACAACTGCACGCACCCGAGATCAGCGCGCTTGCGCTCGCTGGTGAGGACGACGTCACCAGCGACCTGAAGGTCGTCACCAAACTGCTCAAGAAGGAATACGAAGCCAACCGCGCTCTCGGCGACGCCGGCGTCCTGCTCGACCTTCACGACGCTGAACTCGAAGAGCTGGCGGTGTTGAAGGCCATCCGTGACGGTAAGGACATCGATGACGTCGTACCCGAACCGACCCCGAAGGCCATCAACCCGTTCGCCGCCATCATGGCGGTGGGCGGTCAGCATGAAGCGGATGCGACACCCGAAACCGCCTACGAACACTCGTTGTTCGACGACGATGACAACTTCCTCATCGACGAATTGGCTGATGTCGCGGGCGAGATCGGCGAGCAAAAGCTCGACGTCTACCGTGAAACGGACACGGACTTAATCGCCTTTGCGCCGCCGCCGGACTTGATCACCCGATTCCGAGACCTTCCGAGCGACTACATCGCAGAACAAGACATTGACAAGCGGCTCAGACTCACCGGCAGCGCGAAATACGCACAGTCCAGACTAGATTGGGCGCAGGCGTTGGAAGCCAGGCCCTGGCCCGACGTTCATTTCCTTGCGCCGATTCACCCCGTGCTCGATTGGGCCGCCGAGCGCGCCGTAGCGCGCTTCGGACGCATCGCAATTCCCGTGCTGAGCGGTGACGTTGACTCGCCCGTCTACCTGACACAGGCTGTGTGGGCGAATGAACTCGGCAAGCCGGCGATCGCTCACTGGGGTGCCATCCGCGGACTTCCGGACCGCCCGGACATCGGTGACTTCGACGAAGCGCTCGACGCAGCAGGTATCACCGAAGGTGCCGTCAACCCAGGCCTCGATACAAGCGACTTCGCCGACGCGCAGTACCACGTCGCGGTAGCTGTCGATGCCGCCACCGAGCACCTCCGAGACAAACGAGACGACATCGAAGCGGACTTGATTCGACGGGTTGACAGCTACCGGCAAAGCCTCACGACCTGGGAGCAAGCTGCGCTCAGCATCGTGGACGACCCAAAACGACGAACCGGATCGAAGCTCACCGTGACAGAGACGACGGATCAATCACTGGCTTTGATCGATGCCCAGGCCGCCGCAGGAGACCCCTTCGTGCGCGTCATTGCGGTCATTGTTCCAAGAGGGGGTGCATGA